The Amblyomma americanum isolate KBUSLIRL-KWMA chromosome 2, ASM5285725v1, whole genome shotgun sequence genome contains the following window.
AACTTTCGCTGGAAGCTTTTCCCCAGTGCTTGGTGCTGACTTGCCCATAGGTGATACTAGCATCTATAGAAATTGCTCATCTTCGGTACGTGGGGTAGCCATAAGTGCCGAGGCCCGTTTGACCTCCCAGCACCTGGAGCGGTGCCACAAAAAATACTGCAAGGGATGAAGCCTTGGCAATCCCGTATGGCACGGACGCCTACAGCCTCGGTGACTCCGAGAACCTGTTTCCTTCCTCGCCTGCCTTGTTTCAAGTCATCGTTCATTCACGTGGGTAGGACTATTTTCCAGGTTTTCCACATAAAACCTGCTTTAAGAGGCTGTTAAAAAAATCTGGCTTTTTATATCCACGTAAAATGTTTGTAGTAAACAAATGTCTGAGTGAAAGATTGCTTTCGTCAGCATCGCTATACAAACACACATCCAGTGCAGTTGTGGCAAGCTTTGGAGCACCTGAGTACGGCAGGGATTTTGTGGAAGCCACATGCCAGCAGCAGTGTCGCGGACATCGAGGCATTCGGTGCAAGTTTTCTGACTGCACGCATGACATCTGGCGATAACGCCTGCTTCGAGACAGGCTTCTTTGGAAGAATATGAGCAATTTCCTCATTATAGACGCACATGTTCCCATGCAGCCTTCGTGCttgcatcatcgtcatcatcatcattacttaGCATCGGTGCTCGCTTCTGCGAAGAAAAAGAGAACAATATTTTCGCATTTATTTATAGATTACTCTCTAATGAAGCCTGGCAAGTACAATTTTTCCTGTTTTTTAACCATTTTTCCTCTCTGCGTTTAATATCCAAAACTCATTCTCAAAATTTAATGAAAAATAACTAGAAGATTCGCAAATCTGTGCAAAAAATTTGTTACCTCTCATATTTCTTATCTCTACTTCTCCGCATTCTTTTCTTCCATTCTGCTGCGTGGAATTGACGAAAGCGAGCGCATCCGAAGGGCGACACAgccggcagctgcagccgctTCGAGACAAGACCAGCCGCACGCGCGTGCTACATAAAACCGGCGTTAATAACCCAATAACCGGCACACACCGTTTCCGCAGATCTCGCGCGAACTCGAGAAACAAGTAAATTTGGGGCGGCGCAAACGAGATAGCGACCGCGTTACGGGCTCGATATATCACCCCCCAACCTCCAGCCACTCATCCCTGTAGAGTTCACCACTCCAAGTTATGGACGCGGGCAGAAGCGCCACAGCACCTGGAATCAAACCACGACTACGAACACGCTTCCGGTGGGCCCCGCGTGGTCTGGTCACGCGTCGTGGCTGCCAAGCTTGTTTTGAGAGGGGGTGAAaagtaacaataaaaaaaagaactgacCAGGCCACGGTATTCATTAAGACAGGACGgcggaagcgggggggggggggggggggattcagaAACACAgatatttttgtgtgtgtttgtttttttcgtgttTCCTACGTTTGCCGCATAGAATATCGACACGCACAAGCGCCAGATGTTTGCAATTTGGGTGCCTGTTGGTAGCTGCATGCGGGTTGTTCAACGAGTCTAATAGCACATCTAATCTGTGCGGAAACTTGTGTTCTTATGTATTCTTAGCCTGATGTCGATAAGTTATGAGCCTCAACTGCTTATCTCAACCGCTTATCTCAGCCAAGTTGCTTCTTTGCACTCCTCCCCTACCCCCTTCCCCGTTTTGGAGGTTCTGTCGATAATTGAACATATAAACAATACTGTTAAATACGAACGTAGTTGCACGACGGTCACGTATTTGCAACAAGTGAACGAAAGGCTTTGTTGATGTGTTTTCCACAAAAATTAAAGTAATCGTGCAGTCGAACTGCGATTAATGCAGCCTTTGCCAAGAGAAATCACAAGCACGGCGCAAGCGCACATTTGTATGAGACGAACGAATGTAATAGAAAGAAGGCGGATCACCTGTTTAAACACTATACGCCAAGACATTTCCGGTAATTTTACAGCCAAGATAAATGTTGTTTCAATTAGATTTAGAAAAACCAAAAATTGTAAGAAAATATCCGGACGCCAAGCCTACAAGACCATGTTTTGCAATTCTTAACAACTGCTGAAAGAGGAGGAGTACTTTAATGGAAcgggagaggtctgcctggttgtcggcctggcatgctactccagaagTGCTGAAAGAAACATGCCATTTAATGGCTACGTTTGCAGCGGCTTGTTGCCCATAGAGCCAATATCAATGTTATTCAGCTCATTTGTTTTGGAACCCATGTCAAATGCCGTCTCCTTCGCCATAAGTTCGATTCGAGAGAACGCTATTCGATTTAATCTTGGCACTCCTCCACCAAGGCCATGCGTCCAACTTCGTTTTGGCACAGGCTGGCGCACGTCAGTCATGGGCAAGGCCATGAGCTCCACTCTCGTAATGCGAGAATGACGAACACGTTACGATGAACCGTATCGGGCTCAAAATGCATCGTAAACTTACAGCGATATTATTTGCTTTGGCCCGTTATATACGCAGCCGTAGGATGTCATAAATTTTATACAGCAAAAGAAGGTAAACAACCTTCAAGGAGGCGCTCGAGCTGAAGCGTGCAGGAGGGTTGCCAACTTGCAAACTTTTGTTCTTAAACAGACGTCAGGGAGATGTAGGAAAACACGCTGATGTCAAAGCTCGGAATTTTAAAGAACCCTACGTCTCATACCGGAATTGAAATGAAGACACCATTGGCAAAAAGATTTCTGGCTCCAGAGAACGTTTTCTAAGCGCCTAGTATCTGTTGCCTCACAGAAGACTGTCTATCTTTCTTCGTACCCTTTCTTCAAAGTGTCTTCGGTGCGAGTGCTGTAGCTGAGGTGCTACTCAGCGATAAAATGGCAGGCGCCCACAATTAATGATAAAACAAGACCCGGGACACGGACGGCAGCTAatagctaaaaaaaaattatcctgcAAAAACAAGGTACAAGGTATCTAACAAGCTCGATCCTGCGCTCATAACCTTACGAGACTATTGTACGTGTTTTTCTTTATTACAAAATATACTCGCTGTGTCGTCAGTACCCCTCGCCCTGGTGATAGGCGATTATCTATATGATTGCAGTGAATGGCTTAATATAATTTAGTCTTAAAATGAATTCATAACTACCACATGGTTAATGACCCAGACACGTTTTTCATCCACTTCTCTAgtatatcatttttctttcaaaataacATTCTTATTCTTGTATTGGAATCTCTACGTGGTAAAATAAATCGAATGGACGAAAAAATAGCAGACAAGAAGGCTTGGATGACAATGGAAATTTAAAAGGCACTAACAAGAAAGGGCGGAAACGCAGAGGAAGGCAGGGCTTCTATTCGAAACATTGTCTTCAGAGGCTTCCCCTTCTCCAGTTGTTCATTTCATGCTGCTACGAATTCCACCTTCCCTGCTCTCTCTACGAAATCAAGAAACTGTAACAGGGGGGTTATTTACAGGGCTAGATGACAGAGGATCAAAGATGCCGCAACCACAACCGCAACCGCGACCGGATACCTCAAATTTATTAACAGtccctttcagaaaccctttaaACAATGGCCCTTGCATGCTATTTTTCGTATGGTATGCAATTTTTCGGATTATCACAGCCGGCTTTCTTCCCGAGCTGATGTAGTTCTGTAGTTCAACCATGCACGAAATATCCCGGATCTCTGCACTTATCATTGTTATCTGCTTCCTGTACGACCAGAATATGCACTCATAATAGTCTACAGCCTTCAATGGTGTGCTGGCTCGCGTCTTGCGCGGATTAGTTTTATGAATGAATGGTATGAATGCTTGACAAAGGACGTGAACTTAAGTAGTACGTTTAATTACACTACTTCGCCACGTTTCGAGATTCACAATATTAGACTGGTCTCAGGAACATACGGCATCGCTGCTCTCAGGATGAGGCAGATGCTCGAGAACCACAACTTTCCACATAGACGCCGTACTATTTTTGAGGAATTCCTACTGATGTGTACGGCTGTATGCAACAAAATGAAGACGCGGCTCATGTTAACTCGCCATGACACAATGACACGGTTCTTTTCCATTTAAGTGAAGCATACACGTTTACCATTGTGAGTCGCAGTGCAGCGTTGCCTGGCAGTAACTGGAGTCGGTCTCTGCAGAGACTTACGGCGTAAAACACGCCTCTGTCGTACCGAGATCATGCACACCGTCGCAGCCACGAAGCTTTGTCGCCACGAGAACGTCGAATGTGGCACGGCATGATAGGCCACGGCCAAACACAGAGCCGCGTATACTACCAACGTCAGATGAAATCTGAACAGCAAGCTGAGAAGCATTCAGACGCCTGTGATCAGATACTTGCGTAATTCTTCAAGTACGACGACCGCTCCGCGACGGTGATGACGGATCGCGTTAgtatttcttcttctttttgttgttgttgtgctttCGCgatcgcgtttcatttgacgccgtTTAATACACGTGTACACGAGCCTACAAACGATGTCAGAACGCCTTTATCGGCagcaacaacaaagaaaaaaacacgcagaaACAGGGGTCAACAATGAGCACGTGTGCGGCTTCTCACGCCGTCCCAAAAGTCCACCACACCAGCCATTCCGTTCGGCTTCGGCCACCTCCGTGTCAGAACCCGCCGCTCTGCTCGAGCGAGAGGTCCAGCGAGCGCGGACAGAAGTCACTCGCGGCGCGCCAGTAGGCGGAGTGCCAGGCGGCCGCATGGCCGGAGCTGACGCCGCGGTAGAAGCACACGGCGTGGCTGCTTCGGAGCGTGTCCCAATCGCTGTCGCGGCAGGCGTCGAACAGCTGCTTCCAGGCGGTCCAGGGCACCGGCATGAGCACGTGCGCGGGCAACACGAGCACTTCCTTGCAGCGGCGGCCGCTGCTCGCCAGGGGCGCCACGCTGTCAACGCCGCAGCGCTCGAGGAGCACGTCCCGCAGCAGATCGGGCCCCATGCAGGAACTGCGCGCCGGGTCGTAGTCGCTGGCGGCGCGCTCCATCACGTCCCGCAGGAATGCGTGGCCCgcctcgaagaagaggaagctgTTGCCCACCGAGTCGCCCTTGCGCTGCGAGGGAGAGGCCGGGATACTGTAATTGTATTCTGCTGTTCGAgatgtgacccgccgcggtggctcagtggttagggtgctcgactactgatgttcgaacccgaccgcggcggctgcgtttcgatggaggcgaaacgcagaaggcgcccgtgtgatgtgcgattgtcagtgcacgttagagatacccaggtggtcgaaattataccgaagcccaccacaacggcacctcttcctttcttctttcactccatcctttatcccttctcttacggcgcggttcaggtgtccgccgatatgtgagacagatactgcgccgtttcctttccccaaaaaccaatcttgtTCGAGATGTGCCTATTATGTGTATGCATTTGAACGCGCTATCGCCACTACTGTTGCTGTGGACCGAAGTGGGCTGGGAACTTTGTCAGGGTCTCTGTGCCTATGGTTCCAGTCTCCCCTCGCTTTGTCGAGAAATAAAGctctttcaatcaatcaatcaatcaaccaatcaaacaaacaaacaaacaatcaaaCGTTGCTGATGCGTTGATTACGGAACTCGTCATGGGTTTGCGGTCAGGTGAAAGTAAACGCGTCGTGTAGAGACAGGAGGTGGGAGGCTATCATGATACACTACGCGATTCTACAGCGAGGGGCGTATAGGAAGGAGCGCATATTACAGTTCTCGGGAAATCAATATCCATGAAGTGGTCTACATGACCACTCCACTCCACTGCTGGTTTCCAAACTTCGCACAAGCGATAAGAGCCATAGGCGTGCACACGTCTTTTCAAGAGAAGAACGAAGGGTTGGCAGAATTCATGGAAGTGCCTTCCGGTTGACATCAGCTGGGAAGCAGGGAACATTATGGGACGAAATTCGCCCCCACCCTAATGCGCATCGAGGGGATCTCCTGCCTTGACCGTCCCCTTCCACCACGACTGCAGGCCTTTGGACGTCCCCGATTCTGCTCACTGTAGATCAGGCTCCAACGGGCAATCAGCGTGGCACAATTCCGATGACGGCAGTGCTAATGGTTATCGCCAGCTGGTGAACCCGAGCACGTATTGGTCTCTGACCGGAACATAGAAGCTACCTGCCGAATGCTACCGTTGGACTTAACACATCAGTACCAGTTAGCACCTGTGTCCTAGAACGCAACGGTGGTTAGCAAGCCCTGCCTCAGAAGGAGATGGTACGCCCACCAGATATCTGCGTAAATGGTTCGCTTCTAGGTGTTCTATATCACAAGATTCGGAAAAGCGCTCTGGAGTGTAAGTTCAGTCACGTCGTCCCTCGCGTACGGTATCAGTGGAGCCGACATCGCCCGTAAGGAGGCTCACCAGCAGCTTCTGCGAGACGCATGTCCGGAACTCCGAGAGGGGCTTCATGGTCACCGTGTCCTCGTCCAGGAACACGCCGCCCCTCTTGAAAAGCACGGCCAGCCGCAGGGCGCCGGACAGGTGCTTCTCGTAGAACACGCTCCGGTTAATCGCTGCCGACGAGTACCAAGACTCCAGGGGCGTGTCGCGGAACTCCTCCGAAGCCTGTGTCAAGAAACGACACTGGCGCCACTACAGCACGCCCACTACAGCACTTCAGAGAAACTTGCTTCATTGCCAACTGTATGTGTGTGGAAGTGATGTGGAAGAAAGAGCCTTAAAAAAATGGTGGTGtggtttgaagtttatttctttatttctttacaaGGAAGATCGTGGCTACAGGGCAGAAAGCTGTGCGAGTACCAGCTTGACGAGGCCCTAGCTCCAAAAGGGTGGTAGTTGTCAGCGGGCGTCAATTACACTATAGTATGTGTTACATACAAGATACAACATAAGAAGGTcaacaaataaataataaaagcTTCAGTATCAAACATAGCCAAAATTATAAATGCCGGGAACACACGTCGCGTGAAATAATACTGTTACATACATAAAAAAGAAGACGCATGCGTTTGTAATGTTAGTTTGAACTAACATTGAACAATGTACACAACAGGAACAAATTAGCAGGCTATGAAAAACAAGCAATAAAGCAATAAAACGGGGTTTCAGAGAACACGTTAGTTTGAACTAACATTGAACAATGTACACAACAGGAACAAATTAGCAGGCTATGAAAAACAAGCAATAAAGCAATAAAACGGGGTTTCAGAGAACACTGGCATAGGGAATGCTAACAAAACGGACAGTATGATGAATGCAGCATCGAATGATAATCAATCATACATGAGGCCTTTCTGCTCTAATTTATTTAGTAACGATGGTAATGTGTACTTGTCGGTGTCAGGCCGTAGTTCGTACGTTGGATAAGTTACATGCCACGTTTCGGGTAAGCGCTTGTTAAAAAAGTTTGTATTTTTGACTAAACCGGCCATCTGAAATAAGCAGTTGTTAGAACGTTTACGGGCGACTTGGTACGAGATCAAAAGCGAAATGTATAAAGGCATGCTTACTAGAAAAGTGTTAGGTCGATTACATATGAACTCTGTATGGCTAAAATGAGGAAAGTCAGCAGTTACTCTCAGGGCATAATTTTGTAAGGTGAGAAGCATGTCAAGGTTAACCACCACGATGTTTACGAAGTACTCCCTCTGTTTTCCTACATTTACGTTGAATATATAGTCGACATGCTCAGTCCAAGATAGATGCTTTGTAAAGATTACTCCCAGTATTTTGGGCTGTTAACTACGCCAATTAATTCGCCAGATATGTGAATTTTTAGATCGTGTGAAACGGGTGTATTTTTTGGACAGAAAGCATACATGTAGTTTTGGTTGTGCTTACTTTAAGTTCGCTCTTAATAGCCCACCTGGGAAGCTGTGATATACGACTGGCTGTTATCTCAACTTCATTAGATGTTGTAGCGGGAAAAAGAAGTGTAGTATCGTCAGCACAGTGGTGCACAGGCACAAGAGGTGCACAGTGTTGAATATCGTTCACAAATAAAAGGAACAAGGAGCCTAATAGATGGCCTTAAGACGCCCCGGTATTAACTGATTGTAGACAGGACGATGAATAATTTTCACAAATTGTTTGCGGGTTGCTAGGTCTGTCCTTATTAAATGAAAGGAAACACCACTGATAATGACGAATCTACTTAGTCGAAAGCCTTAGAAAAAACATGtttactcatcatcatcatcagcctgactacataaactgcagggcaaaggcctctcacatgtctcttTAATTAACCCTGTATTtgcaaacgttgccaggttcaaattCCAATGACGGCCTgcccggagccagagattcttagcaccctccgctgcgtcacaggtttgAACACCTCTTGATCAgctgctccgcagccgctgggtacGGACGGTTAACTGGTTTGTTCATAGATGGTTGGGGCCAAGTACTACATCACGGTGGCGAAATCCTGTTCTGGTCAGGGTGTGCGTTgtcagttctggtcaccgagatcaggccgcaccccaggcctggttatgcaagtCCATtcacacgcggagtttttttttcttaaacccgGTGGAAAATTGTGCGgcaccggggttcgaaccccggtgaGCCGTATACATGTATGCTACCTAGTGTGACCTATCGTATTGTAGTGATGTAACGCCCctctccccccttatgtaatgccccgcCACCCAGGGGGTCTTTAAGGGTCAATAAATtatggtaatgatgatgatgatgaaaatcaTTAATTATAATCCCCTTTTGGGAGGGCAGTGCTGTCTCTGTGAACCTTTTCTTTGAAATCTGTGTTGGCAGTCTGTCAGCAGGTTAAAACGTTCTACATAGAAAGATAACCTAGAGTTAAGAATTTTCTCCGAGGCATTTGAAAAGTCGGATAATATCGATATAGGTCGACAGTTACCAAACGCGTGCTTTTGTCCGCTTGTAAATATCATGCTTTTTAACGTAGGTGACGGGACCTGGCATACTGGTTGTAGGGATCGTGCTTGCTGCATTTTTCAGGTAATCATTGAAGGCACTGGCTAGTGACGTACCATGAAGCTGTTTATATCCGAGCGTAATTTCTTTTAGTTAAACTATCTCTTCATCAGGACGGAAAACTTTGTTTATATTTTTTCCATGGCGCATCCGGATCACTCTTCAGAGCGTGCTCTGAGAGATTATTACAGTACTAGTGCTTCGCTTTCTTGAGGGTAGCGTTTAATTTATTTCTGTATGTCTTTGCTTAAACTCGCTCGTCTCCTTTGATTTGATGAATTTCTTCAATAAATTGATTTTATGATTTTATTACTTGGCAATACTTCATTGGAAAGCCATGGTTTTCTTGCCTTTCTACTTATCCCAATTAATTTATACGGAAGGTGGTCGTTATACATGCGACAGCTGGTTTTTAAGAAAGACACTGTAGTCGGCATCGGATGTACCACTTTCGTGGACCTCCGGCCAATCAATTCTCCGGACAGACTGTTAAGCTGTTGGAACCTAATCGCACGCCTACGAAAAGTTTTTGCGATGAGTGAGGATCGATTTTCATGGAGCGAGGGCAACTAAAGCCTAAGAGCACTAGCTTAGGTATTTAACAAAGTATGCAGAAATTAAGAGAGACTAAAAAAGCCGAAGAGCGCTAGCTTAAGTTTGAAAACATGTAGAAAGAAAGAGATACTAAAAGTATGCTAAAACCCGAGCATATGGGGTCAGTTCTAAAAACAGTGACAATGACTTCAGCATAAATATTCACATGGTGACAATGATGAGGCTCACAAAAGTATAGACGATCGATAGAAATTGGTATATAGGGCCACGAAAGtgatcgaaaaaaaaatgttcaatgtTTCAGCTGATTAATGACTCCCATGACCCACTAATGTAAATAATGGGTCATATGTCCTTGCGATGTGATGGCATCATTTAATGCAGACAGTGACGATGATGCCTCAGGGGTTGGGACAGTGACGGAACGATGTTGTCATTCCTGCCAACAACGCGAtatccgcgcaaaaaaaaaaaagccttcaacAGCTGGTGCCGTCAAACGACCAGGAGTACTACGGAGTCGTCCTTCGACGGTCGCCCATGGCTCACCTGCACGCTGCCGAAGACGACATTCGGCAAGGAGCTGAGCATCCTGACGAAGGGCCCGTCCGGCCAGGAGGAGTTGACGCCGCCACCGAGCGGGTTGCCCGTGGCGGCGAGCACGTGCACGGTCGAGTGCGGGTGGTGCGCGGCCGCCGACTCGACGGCGCACGAGAAGCGGGCGCTCACTTTGGGTTCGAGTCCCGCGTGCACGAAGAAGATGCGCGGGCTCACAGGACGAGCATGCCGGGCTGGAGACTCGCGGCTCCCTGGCAAGAGACGTGAGGGAAGGACGACTTCCCAAAAGAGTTTGTCAGCGATTCGCAGGCCGGTGCACTCCGAAAAATCAGTTGAGAGTAACACAGAAAAAGTGTTACTCAGTGAGACCGCGGGTGTTGTAGT
Protein-coding sequences here:
- the LOC144118421 gene encoding lactosylceramide 4-alpha-galactosyltransferase-like isoform X2; translated protein: MENTPLLSSIENASRPPVAFVPPAPEKSIRRRVVSCTNDLRRFAGRLTAVVVVLAITAYLTFSSTSQTGSRESPARHARPVSPRIFFVHAGLEPKVSARFSCAVESAAAHHPHSTVHVLAATGNPLGGGVNSSWPDGPFVRMLSSLPNVVFGSVQASEEFRDTPLESWYSSAAINRSVFYEKHLSGALRLAVLFKRGGVFLDEDTVTMKPLSEFRTCVSQKLLRKGDSVGNSFLFFEAGHAFLRDVMERAASDYDPARSSCMGPDLLRDVLLERCGVDSVAPLASSGRRCKEVLVLPAHVLMPVPWTAWKQLFDACRDSDWDTLRSSHAVCFYRGVSSGHAAAWHSAYWRAASDFCPRSLDLSLEQSGGF
- the LOC144118421 gene encoding lactosylceramide 4-alpha-galactosyltransferase-like isoform X1, with product MENTPLLSSIENASRPPVAFVPPAPEKSIRRRVVSCTNDLRRFAGRLTAVVVVLAITAYLTFSSTSQTVVLPSRLLPGSRESPARHARPVSPRIFFVHAGLEPKVSARFSCAVESAAAHHPHSTVHVLAATGNPLGGGVNSSWPDGPFVRMLSSLPNVVFGSVQASEEFRDTPLESWYSSAAINRSVFYEKHLSGALRLAVLFKRGGVFLDEDTVTMKPLSEFRTCVSQKLLRKGDSVGNSFLFFEAGHAFLRDVMERAASDYDPARSSCMGPDLLRDVLLERCGVDSVAPLASSGRRCKEVLVLPAHVLMPVPWTAWKQLFDACRDSDWDTLRSSHAVCFYRGVSSGHAAAWHSAYWRAASDFCPRSLDLSLEQSGGF